In Capillimicrobium parvum, a genomic segment contains:
- a CDS encoding NAD-dependent epimerase/dehydratase family protein, with the protein MRILLTGATGLIGREVVRLAPAGWEIVAAARRPVPGLETAEADLAAPGFAAALPVAVDAIVHLAQAREYRDFPACAPGVIAVNVAATAELLDHAARCGAGQFLLASTATVYRPGTTDGPPLREDGPVRCRSIYSSSKRSAELLAGPYAALFGVRALRIFTTYGAVRDERLVSDLIDRVEHGRAVEVQGERGLVTSPIHASDVARAVIAAVQRPPERGELDVVNVGGPQALGIADMARAIGRVLGREPRLEARPGEPPAFAADRGKCVAQLAVPEPVAFEEGLARELVGSRA; encoded by the coding sequence ATGCGGATCCTGCTCACCGGGGCGACCGGCCTGATCGGCCGCGAGGTGGTTCGCCTGGCTCCGGCGGGCTGGGAGATCGTCGCGGCGGCGCGGCGCCCGGTGCCCGGCCTGGAGACCGCCGAGGCGGACCTGGCGGCGCCCGGGTTCGCGGCGGCGCTGCCCGTCGCGGTCGACGCGATCGTGCACCTGGCGCAGGCGCGGGAGTACCGCGACTTCCCGGCGTGCGCTCCCGGCGTCATCGCGGTCAACGTAGCCGCCACCGCGGAGCTGCTCGACCACGCGGCGCGGTGCGGCGCCGGGCAGTTCCTGCTCGCGTCGACGGCCACGGTGTACCGGCCGGGCACGACGGACGGGCCGCCGCTGCGCGAGGACGGACCGGTCCGGTGCCGCTCGATCTACTCGTCGTCGAAGCGCTCGGCAGAGCTTCTCGCGGGGCCGTACGCGGCCCTGTTCGGAGTCCGCGCCCTGCGCATCTTCACCACGTACGGCGCGGTGCGCGACGAGCGGCTCGTGAGCGACCTCATCGACCGGGTGGAGCACGGCCGGGCGGTGGAGGTGCAGGGCGAGCGGGGCCTGGTGACGAGCCCGATCCATGCATCTGACGTGGCCCGCGCGGTGATCGCCGCAGTGCAGCGCCCGCCGGAGCGCGGTGAACTGGACGTCGTCAACGTCGGCGGCCCGCAGGCGCTCGGCATCGCCGACATGGCGCGCGCGATCGGGCGGGTGCTCGGCCGCGAGCCTCGCCTGGAGGCGCGCCCGGGCGAGCCGCCCGCGTTCGCCGCCGACCGCGGGAAGTGCGTCGCGCAACTGGCGGTGCCGGAGCCGGTCGCGTTCGAGGAGGGCCTGGCGCGAGAGCTCGTGGGGAGCCGGGCGTGA
- a CDS encoding SDR family oxidoreductase has product MSVALVTGSTRGIGLAAARRLAQEGYTVVVNGTDEAAARERADGLGGDALAFDVSDAAAVQAAARELFKRHKRLDVLVNNAGVLEDALLGMIKPERVFDVNAIGVLNVMQACARLIARGGGGSIVNVASIIGVVGNTGQVAYGGSKAAVIGMTRSAAKELAPQNVRVNAVAPGFIDTDMTRALPEEVFDERVASVGLGRAGTPEEVADAIAFLASDRAGYITGQVLGVDGGMVI; this is encoded by the coding sequence GTGAGCGTCGCGCTCGTCACCGGGTCGACGCGCGGGATCGGCCTCGCCGCGGCGCGGCGGCTGGCGCAGGAGGGCTACACCGTCGTGGTCAACGGGACCGACGAGGCGGCGGCGCGCGAGCGGGCGGACGGGCTCGGCGGCGATGCGCTCGCGTTCGACGTCTCTGACGCCGCCGCGGTGCAGGCGGCCGCGCGCGAGCTGTTCAAGCGCCACAAGCGCCTCGACGTGCTCGTCAACAACGCCGGCGTCCTCGAGGACGCGCTGCTGGGGATGATCAAGCCCGAGCGGGTCTTCGACGTCAACGCGATCGGCGTGCTGAACGTCATGCAGGCGTGCGCGCGGCTGATCGCGCGCGGCGGGGGCGGCTCGATCGTCAACGTGGCCTCGATCATCGGCGTCGTCGGCAACACCGGCCAGGTCGCCTACGGCGGCTCGAAGGCGGCGGTCATCGGCATGACGCGCAGCGCGGCGAAGGAGCTCGCGCCGCAGAACGTGCGCGTCAACGCGGTCGCTCCCGGGTTCATCGACACGGACATGACGCGCGCGCTGCCCGAGGAGGTCTTCGACGAGCGCGTGGCGAGCGTCGGGCTCGGCCGCGCCGGGACGCCTGAGGAGGTCGCGGACGCGATCGCGTTCCTGGCGTCGGACCGGGCGGGCTACATCACCGGGCAGGTGCTCGGGGTCGACGGGGGGATGGTCATCTGA
- a CDS encoding FAD-binding oxidoreductase, whose translation MTAGQHADSGALVADLQAAIGDARRVSTSESVLRTHGEPLMADMPPAPPDVVVFARSRDDVVAVLALAREHGAPVVAFGAGSGLEGESLAPRGGISLDLTGLDRIEIRPADLQATVGAGVTRKALDRATGEHGLWFPVDPGADATLGGMAATNASGTTTVRYGSMRQNVLGLEVVLADGRVVRTGSRTVKTSAGYELGQLFVGSEGTLGIITEVTLRLYGIPEHVVAVRAPFPDIEAACRCAAALVATGVSVIRCELVDASTIEMVNAYRGTRLPADVHLFLEFGGSREGVEGDVAATRDLAAEFGCTDLQASSAWAERQELWAARHDALYATQHANLGKAMFGTDTCVPVSELPGAVAYARGLIAAAGLEASIVGHVGDGNYHALIAVDPRDEDEVARAHAVRGQIVRDALARGGTCSGEHGIGMGKMGYLEIEHGDLIPLMRGIKELLDPAGILNPGKIFD comes from the coding sequence ATGACGGCGGGACAACACGCAGACTCCGGCGCGCTGGTCGCAGACCTGCAGGCGGCGATCGGCGACGCGCGGCGCGTGAGCACGAGCGAGTCGGTTCTGCGCACCCACGGCGAGCCGCTCATGGCCGACATGCCGCCCGCGCCGCCGGACGTCGTGGTGTTCGCCCGGTCGCGCGACGACGTCGTCGCCGTCCTGGCCCTGGCCCGCGAGCATGGCGCCCCGGTGGTCGCCTTCGGGGCGGGCTCCGGGCTCGAGGGCGAGTCGCTCGCGCCGCGCGGCGGCATCTCGCTCGACCTCACCGGCCTGGACCGCATCGAGATCCGCCCCGCCGACCTGCAGGCGACGGTCGGCGCCGGCGTGACCCGCAAGGCGCTCGACAGGGCGACCGGCGAGCACGGCCTGTGGTTCCCGGTCGATCCGGGCGCCGACGCCACGCTCGGCGGGATGGCGGCGACGAACGCGAGCGGCACCACGACCGTCCGCTACGGATCGATGCGCCAGAACGTCCTCGGCCTGGAGGTCGTCCTCGCCGACGGGCGCGTGGTGCGCACCGGCTCGCGCACCGTGAAGACCTCGGCCGGCTACGAGCTCGGACAGCTGTTCGTCGGATCGGAGGGGACGCTCGGGATCATCACCGAGGTCACGCTGCGCCTCTACGGCATCCCCGAGCACGTCGTCGCGGTCCGCGCGCCCTTCCCCGACATCGAGGCGGCCTGCCGGTGCGCGGCGGCGCTCGTCGCGACCGGCGTGTCGGTCATCCGCTGCGAGCTCGTCGACGCCTCGACGATCGAGATGGTCAACGCCTACCGCGGGACGCGCCTGCCCGCCGACGTCCACCTCTTCCTCGAGTTCGGCGGCAGCAGGGAGGGGGTCGAGGGCGACGTCGCCGCCACGCGCGATCTGGCGGCCGAGTTCGGCTGCACGGACCTGCAGGCGTCCAGCGCGTGGGCCGAGCGTCAGGAGCTGTGGGCGGCGCGCCACGACGCGCTGTACGCCACGCAGCACGCCAACCTCGGCAAGGCGATGTTCGGCACCGACACGTGCGTGCCGGTCTCCGAGCTGCCCGGCGCGGTCGCGTACGCCCGCGGGCTGATCGCCGCCGCCGGTCTGGAGGCGTCGATCGTCGGGCACGTCGGCGACGGCAACTACCACGCGCTGATCGCCGTCGACCCCCGCGACGAGGACGAGGTCGCCCGGGCCCACGCGGTACGGGGGCAGATCGTCCGCGACGCCCTGGCCCGCGGCGGGACGTGCAGCGGCGAGCACGGGATCGGCATGGGCAAGATGGGCTACCTCGAGATCGAGCACGGCGACCTGATCCCGCTGATGCGCGGGATCAAGGAGCTGCTCGATCCGGCCGGGATCCTCAACCCCGGCAAGATCTTCGACTGA
- the asnB gene encoding asparagine synthase (glutamine-hydrolyzing), whose protein sequence is MCGITGILNLDGEPVAPRVLRAMADAVRHRGPDGEGTYVDGALGFGHRRLAIIDRSPAAEQPMATRDGRFVLTYNGEVYNFQELRRELEARGWGFRSRGDTEVVLYALAEWGVQALERFNGMFALALWDTEREELLLARDRYGIKPLYWHRDDRRVLFGSEIKALLAHPEVRPSVDPRALLEYFTFQNLFTRRTLFDGVELLPPGSFVRIGVAGVGPVQTFWDFDFREPDGDAGRIDEREYLEELDRLFRQAVNRQLVADVPIGSYLSGGMDSGSITAVAAPQFDTFTSFTVGFDLSSASGIELAFDERTRAERMSYLFGTEHYEMVLKAGDLERVMPALTWHLEDLRVGQCYPNYYAARLASKFVTVVLSGAGGDELFGGYPWRYYRAVVNDSFDDYVGKYYGFWQRLLPPDAIDRVFAPIRAEVADVDTRAIFADAFATHAPQLTRPEDYINHSLYLEARTFLHGLLLVEDKLSMAHSLETRLPFLDNDLVDFAQAVPVGLKLGNLGEVVRLDENEPGWKTERFFNNARDGKLILRQAMERHVPADVTGREKQGFAAPDASWFRGESIDYVRRRLVDGDARIYGYLDRDEVLALVDDHLAGRENRRLLIWSLLSVEEWLQTFAG, encoded by the coding sequence ATGTGCGGCATCACCGGCATCCTGAACCTCGACGGCGAGCCCGTCGCCCCCCGCGTCCTGCGGGCGATGGCCGACGCCGTACGCCATCGCGGGCCCGACGGCGAGGGCACGTACGTCGACGGGGCGCTCGGGTTCGGGCACCGGCGCCTGGCGATCATCGACCGCTCGCCGGCCGCCGAGCAGCCGATGGCCACGCGCGACGGGCGCTTCGTCCTCACCTACAACGGCGAGGTCTACAACTTCCAGGAGCTGCGCCGGGAGCTCGAGGCGCGCGGGTGGGGCTTCCGGTCGCGCGGCGACACGGAGGTCGTGCTCTACGCGCTCGCCGAGTGGGGCGTGCAGGCGCTCGAGCGCTTCAACGGCATGTTCGCGCTCGCGCTCTGGGACACGGAGCGCGAGGAGCTGCTGCTCGCCCGCGACCGCTACGGCATCAAGCCCCTGTACTGGCATCGCGACGACCGCCGCGTCCTGTTCGGCTCGGAGATCAAGGCGCTGCTCGCCCACCCGGAGGTGCGCCCGAGCGTCGACCCGCGCGCGCTGCTGGAGTACTTCACCTTCCAGAACCTCTTCACCCGCCGCACCCTCTTCGACGGCGTCGAGCTGCTGCCGCCTGGATCGTTCGTGCGCATCGGCGTGGCGGGGGTGGGCCCGGTCCAGACGTTCTGGGACTTCGACTTCCGCGAGCCGGACGGCGACGCCGGGCGCATCGACGAGCGCGAGTACCTCGAGGAGCTCGACCGCCTCTTCCGCCAGGCGGTCAACCGCCAGCTGGTCGCCGACGTGCCGATCGGCTCCTACCTGTCCGGCGGCATGGACTCCGGCTCGATCACCGCGGTCGCCGCGCCGCAGTTCGACACGTTCACCTCGTTCACGGTCGGCTTCGACCTGAGCTCCGCCTCGGGCATCGAGCTCGCCTTCGACGAGCGCACCCGCGCCGAGCGGATGTCCTACCTGTTCGGCACCGAGCACTACGAGATGGTCCTCAAGGCCGGCGACCTCGAGCGCGTCATGCCCGCGTTGACCTGGCACCTGGAGGACCTGCGGGTCGGGCAGTGCTATCCGAACTACTACGCGGCACGGCTGGCCTCGAAGTTCGTGACGGTCGTCCTGTCGGGCGCGGGCGGCGACGAGCTCTTCGGCGGCTACCCCTGGCGCTACTACCGCGCGGTCGTCAACGACTCGTTCGACGACTACGTCGGCAAGTACTACGGCTTCTGGCAGCGGCTGCTCCCGCCGGATGCGATCGACCGCGTGTTCGCGCCGATCCGCGCCGAGGTGGCCGACGTCGACACGCGCGCGATCTTCGCCGACGCGTTCGCCACCCACGCGCCGCAGCTCACGCGCCCCGAGGACTACATCAACCACTCGCTCTACCTCGAGGCCCGCACGTTCCTGCACGGCCTGCTGCTCGTCGAGGACAAGCTGTCGATGGCGCACTCGCTCGAGACGCGGCTGCCCTTCCTCGACAACGACCTCGTCGACTTCGCCCAGGCCGTGCCCGTCGGCCTGAAGCTCGGCAACCTCGGCGAGGTTGTCCGACTCGACGAGAACGAGCCGGGGTGGAAGACCGAGCGCTTCTTCAACAACGCCCGCGACGGCAAGCTGATTCTGCGCCAGGCGATGGAGCGCCACGTCCCGGCCGACGTCACCGGCCGCGAGAAGCAAGGCTTCGCCGCGCCCGACGCGTCCTGGTTTCGCGGCGAGTCGATCGACTACGTCCGCCGCCGCCTCGTCGACGGCGACGCGCGCATCTACGGCTACCTCGACCGCGACGAGGTCCTCGCCCTGGTCGACGACCACCTCGCCGGCCGCGAGAACCGCCGGCTGCTGATCTGGTCGCTGCTGTCGGTCGAGGAGTGGCTGCAGACGTTCGCGGGCTGA
- a CDS encoding acyl carrier protein has product MSEARLREAFQTALDLPGDTDWAALAYAQHEHWDSLGHMALVAEIEEAFDIMMDTDDVIGMSSYPVAVEMLRTRYDVVL; this is encoded by the coding sequence ATGTCCGAAGCTCGCCTGCGTGAAGCCTTCCAGACCGCGCTCGACCTGCCCGGCGACACCGACTGGGCGGCCCTCGCGTACGCCCAGCACGAGCACTGGGACTCGCTCGGCCACATGGCGCTGGTCGCCGAGATCGAGGAGGCCTTCGACATCATGATGGACACCGACGACGTGATCGGCATGAGCAGCTACCCCGTGGCGGTGGAGATGCTCAGGACGCGCTACGACGTCGTGCTGTGA
- a CDS encoding LuxE/PaaK family acyltransferase: MAEYDEPQAGKERRLAAELTRLVHHHRAACAPYRRIVDVVAPGFAAAAAPADVPHLPVSLFKTHELRSVPRDAVFKTLMSSGTTGQAPSRIYLDRASAAAQTRALAATMQHWLGPRRLPMLIADTRSVLQDRTQFTARGAGILGMAPFGRDHLYLLDASEEERGAWLAKHAGEPVIVFGFTFMVWQHLPGGADLRGGILIHSGGWKALADQAVTPEEFRRVVAARTGIERVHNFYGMAEQTGTVYVECEAGALHAPATGDVVVRDPATWAPAPRGEQGVVEVVSTLPESYPGHALLTEDLGRVVAVDDCPCGRLGQAIALDGRVPKAELRGCSDTAAAVLTG, encoded by the coding sequence ATGGCTGAGTACGACGAGCCCCAGGCCGGCAAGGAGCGGCGGCTGGCGGCGGAGCTGACCCGGCTCGTCCACCACCACCGCGCGGCATGCGCGCCGTACCGGCGGATCGTCGACGTCGTCGCGCCGGGCTTCGCCGCGGCCGCGGCGCCCGCCGACGTCCCGCACCTGCCGGTCTCGCTGTTCAAGACGCACGAGCTGCGGTCCGTGCCGCGCGACGCCGTGTTCAAGACGCTCATGTCGTCGGGGACGACCGGCCAGGCGCCGAGCCGTATCTACCTCGACCGCGCGTCGGCCGCCGCGCAGACACGCGCGCTCGCGGCGACGATGCAGCATTGGCTCGGCCCGCGGCGGCTGCCGATGCTCATCGCCGACACGCGGTCGGTGCTGCAGGACCGCACGCAGTTCACCGCGCGCGGGGCGGGCATCCTCGGCATGGCGCCGTTCGGGCGCGACCACCTCTACCTCCTCGACGCGAGCGAGGAGGAGCGGGGCGCGTGGCTGGCCAAGCACGCCGGCGAGCCGGTGATCGTGTTCGGCTTCACGTTCATGGTCTGGCAGCACCTGCCCGGCGGCGCCGACCTGCGCGGCGGGATCCTCATCCACTCGGGCGGCTGGAAGGCGCTCGCCGACCAGGCGGTGACGCCCGAGGAGTTCCGCCGGGTCGTCGCGGCGCGCACGGGGATCGAGCGCGTCCACAACTTCTACGGGATGGCCGAGCAGACCGGGACGGTCTACGTGGAGTGCGAGGCCGGGGCGCTGCACGCGCCCGCCACGGGCGACGTCGTCGTCCGCGATCCGGCGACGTGGGCGCCCGCGCCACGCGGCGAGCAGGGGGTGGTGGAGGTCGTCTCCACGCTGCCCGAGAGCTATCCGGGCCACGCGCTGCTCACGGAGGACCTCGGCCGCGTCGTCGCGGTCGACGACTGCCCGTGCGGGCGGCTGGGCCAGGCGATCGCGCTCGACGGACGGGTGCCGAAGGCGGAGCTGCGCGGGTGCAGCGACACGGCGGCGGCGGTGTTGACCGGATGA
- a CDS encoding polysaccharide deacetylase WbmS family protein — translation MTAALTLDVDWAPDFMIDAAADALLAREVRATWFVTHASAAIDRLRERPDLFELGIHPNFLAGSSHGETPQDVVAHCLALVPEARAVRTHCLLQSTPLHDALLEGGRIEVDVSLFLPRARSVEPVVQHSPGGRLLRLPYVWQDNMEMYSPDPLWDVGALLDGAGPRIFDFHPVHVWLNSAAFAPYERMKQAGPLPQIAPQETARYRNSGTGTMTAFLDLADRLAATGGGARICDLSAEAVGA, via the coding sequence GTGACGGCCGCGCTCACCCTGGACGTCGACTGGGCGCCGGACTTCATGATCGACGCCGCCGCCGACGCGCTGCTGGCCCGCGAGGTGCGCGCGACGTGGTTCGTCACCCACGCGAGCGCGGCCATCGACCGTCTGCGCGAGCGCCCGGACCTCTTCGAGCTCGGCATCCACCCGAACTTCCTCGCCGGTTCGAGCCACGGCGAGACGCCGCAGGACGTGGTCGCGCACTGCCTGGCGCTCGTGCCCGAGGCGCGCGCCGTGCGCACCCACTGCCTGCTGCAGTCCACGCCGCTGCACGACGCGCTGCTGGAGGGCGGGCGCATCGAGGTCGACGTGTCGCTGTTCCTGCCGCGGGCCCGCAGCGTCGAGCCGGTCGTCCAGCACAGCCCGGGCGGGCGGCTTCTGCGGCTGCCGTACGTGTGGCAGGACAACATGGAGATGTACTCGCCGGACCCGCTGTGGGACGTCGGCGCGCTGCTCGACGGCGCCGGCCCGCGGATCTTCGACTTCCATCCCGTCCACGTGTGGCTGAACTCCGCGGCGTTCGCGCCGTACGAGCGCATGAAGCAGGCCGGCCCGCTGCCGCAGATCGCCCCGCAGGAGACCGCGCGCTACCGCAACTCCGGCACGGGGACCATGACCGCGTTCCTCGACCTCGCGGACCGCCTCGCCGCGACGGGCGGCGGCGCGCGGATCTGCGACCTGTCCGCCGAGGCGGTCGGCGCGTGA
- a CDS encoding helix-turn-helix domain-containing protein: MQSGQFLRARRLVNGLTQAQLARRAGTSQAFVSQIENGEKSPTVDTLSRLLGVMGEDLRLEAAPTAHRYRRADLAAEAGRAPEERLAGALAWNEFGTELAGAAQKGRPPHGR; the protein is encoded by the coding sequence ATGCAGTCCGGCCAATTCCTGCGGGCGCGCCGGTTGGTGAACGGGCTCACCCAGGCGCAGCTGGCCCGGCGAGCCGGGACCAGTCAGGCCTTCGTCAGCCAGATCGAGAACGGCGAGAAGTCGCCCACAGTCGACACGCTCAGCCGCCTGCTCGGCGTAATGGGAGAGGACCTCCGGCTCGAGGCCGCGCCCACGGCGCACCGCTACCGCCGGGCCGACCTCGCCGCCGAGGCCGGCCGCGCTCCCGAGGAGCGCCTGGCCGGCGCGCTGGCCTGGAACGAGTTCGGTACCGAGCTGGCGGGTGCCGCGCAGAAGGGGCGCCCCCCGCATGGCCGCTGA
- a CDS encoding nucleotidyltransferase gives MAADPRELLSVLSAHGVDFVVIGGVAVQAHGHVRTTRDLDIIARPSPENAERLAAALRDLGATNRGVDSEHLHDPGDPSTVARAGSLFLDTRAGMLDIMQDAAGAPAYDELRDRSIEVPLGALTIPVAGLDDLVALKRASGRSIDLEDIAVLTDVQRIRRSDDPDLGDVRMVDPADPAVVLLGDRPARRRLARAWDDGAQYVYRYRDEFGRPATLDADNPVGRRPPPGTRQRRVWDRLVEHLYTARRRLGIDEPRPGDLGEDLQALARNSRA, from the coding sequence ATGGCCGCTGATCCCCGCGAGCTCCTCTCTGTCCTGTCCGCGCACGGCGTGGACTTCGTCGTCATCGGCGGCGTCGCCGTGCAGGCGCACGGCCACGTCCGGACGACCCGTGATCTCGACATCATCGCGCGACCCTCGCCCGAGAACGCCGAGCGCCTGGCGGCCGCCCTGCGCGACCTCGGGGCGACCAATCGCGGTGTCGATTCCGAGCACCTGCACGACCCTGGCGATCCCTCGACGGTCGCGCGTGCCGGCTCGCTGTTCCTGGACACGCGGGCGGGGATGCTCGACATCATGCAGGACGCCGCCGGCGCACCCGCCTACGACGAGCTGCGGGACCGGTCGATCGAGGTTCCCCTCGGCGCACTCACGATCCCCGTCGCGGGGCTCGATGACCTCGTGGCACTCAAGCGGGCGTCAGGCCGGTCGATCGATCTCGAGGACATCGCCGTGCTCACCGACGTGCAGCGGATCCGCCGATCGGACGACCCCGACCTCGGCGATGTCCGCATGGTCGACCCGGCCGACCCGGCCGTGGTCCTGCTCGGTGACCGCCCGGCGCGGCGCCGGCTGGCGCGCGCGTGGGACGACGGTGCGCAGTACGTCTACCGGTACCGCGACGAGTTCGGGCGGCCGGCGACCCTCGATGCCGACAACCCCGTCGGGCGACGCCCACCGCCGGGCACCCGGCAGCGACGCGTGTGGGACCGGCTCGTCGAGCACCTGTACACCGCGCGCCGCCGGCTCGGGATCGACGAGCCCCGGCCGGGCGACCTGGGCGAGGACCTGCAGGCGCTCGCGCGCAACTCGCGGGCCTAG
- a CDS encoding SHOCT domain-containing protein, which produces MRAAMVGGAGYMAGKKGAQSRARESEQEERLEALEQQQAPAPATAAMAPPVAAPPAAAPAGGTDVVGELTKLKGLLDAGVLTPEEFDAAKKKVLG; this is translated from the coding sequence ATGCGGGCGGCGATGGTCGGCGGCGCCGGGTACATGGCGGGCAAGAAGGGCGCGCAGAGCCGGGCGCGCGAGAGCGAGCAGGAGGAGCGTCTCGAGGCGCTCGAGCAGCAGCAGGCGCCCGCGCCCGCCACGGCCGCGATGGCGCCGCCCGTCGCCGCGCCGCCGGCCGCCGCCCCCGCGGGCGGCACCGACGTCGTCGGCGAGCTCACGAAGCTCAAGGGCCTGCTCGACGCCGGCGTTCTGACCCCCGAGGAGTTCGACGCGGCCAAGAAGAAGGTGCTCGGATGA
- a CDS encoding AMP-binding protein, translating to MPGRELVLVRCGPDALSAIGYLAALAAGHAVVLLEAGADPGPVIERYDPRYVVEDRQVSERDAAPAELHPDLRVLLSTSGSTGSPKLVRLTARNVLSNAEAIAEYLGIDSGERAIGSLPIPYSYGMSVLHSHLYAGASIAFTPHSVIRPEFWEDVRRHEVTSFAGVPYAYAMLERIGMRDMDLPSLRCMTQAGGRLDPEVALRYAARTRFFVMYGQTEASPRIAYVPPERLAEKAGSIGIAIPGGRLRVDDGEIVYEGPNVMLGYAETRADLARGDDLGGVLATGDLGHADDDGFFYVTGRLKRIAKVYGQRVNLDEVEAAVDGPAGAVEGRDRIEVYAERGADARALAARFRLPPRAIRVHELERLPVRPSGKIDYAALDG from the coding sequence ATGCCCGGGCGCGAGCTGGTGCTCGTGCGCTGCGGGCCGGACGCACTGTCGGCGATCGGCTACCTCGCCGCGCTCGCTGCGGGCCATGCCGTCGTCCTGCTCGAGGCGGGCGCCGACCCGGGGCCGGTGATCGAGCGCTACGACCCGCGCTACGTCGTCGAGGATCGCCAGGTGAGCGAGCGCGACGCCGCGCCGGCCGAGCTGCATCCCGACCTGCGCGTGCTGCTGTCGACCTCGGGCTCGACGGGGTCGCCGAAGCTCGTCCGGCTGACGGCACGCAACGTGCTGTCCAACGCCGAGGCGATCGCCGAGTACCTGGGCATCGACTCCGGCGAGCGGGCGATCGGCTCGCTGCCGATCCCGTACTCGTACGGCATGTCGGTCCTGCACTCGCACCTGTACGCGGGCGCGAGCATCGCCTTCACGCCGCACTCGGTCATCCGGCCCGAGTTCTGGGAGGACGTGCGCCGCCACGAGGTCACGTCGTTCGCGGGCGTCCCGTACGCGTACGCGATGCTCGAGCGCATCGGGATGCGCGACATGGACCTGCCGTCGCTGCGCTGCATGACCCAGGCCGGCGGGCGCCTGGACCCGGAGGTCGCGCTGCGCTACGCGGCGCGAACGCGGTTCTTCGTCATGTACGGGCAGACCGAGGCGAGCCCGCGCATCGCCTACGTGCCGCCCGAGCGCCTGGCCGAGAAGGCGGGGTCGATCGGCATCGCCATCCCGGGCGGGCGGCTGCGGGTGGACGACGGCGAGATCGTCTACGAGGGGCCGAACGTCATGCTCGGCTACGCGGAGACCCGCGCCGACCTGGCCCGCGGCGACGACCTCGGCGGCGTGCTGGCGACCGGCGATCTGGGGCACGCCGACGACGACGGCTTCTTCTACGTCACCGGGCGCCTGAAGCGGATCGCGAAGGTCTACGGCCAGCGGGTCAACCTCGACGAGGTCGAGGCGGCGGTCGACGGGCCCGCTGGCGCGGTGGAGGGCCGTGACCGCATCGAGGTGTACGCCGAGCGCGGCGCCGACGCACGGGCGCTGGCCGCCCGCTTCCGCCTGCCGCCGCGGGCGATCCGCGTCCACGAGCTCGAGCGGCTGCCGGTGCGGCCGTCGGGCAAGATCGACTACGCGGCGCTCGATGGCTGA
- a CDS encoding iron chaperone has protein sequence MEEKSPKPVDVDSYIVSADGAARPILEELRAIIKATVPEVQEGISWGVPFYRHHGALAGLAAYTNHVSFGLGGAVLQSKDRKMLEDSGYVTGKKTVRIRFDQEVPAAVIQQLLQAQAEMNAAEGNDETKER, from the coding sequence ATGGAAGAGAAGTCTCCAAAGCCGGTCGACGTTGATTCCTACATCGTCAGTGCTGACGGTGCGGCTCGTCCGATACTCGAAGAGCTCCGGGCGATAATCAAAGCGACTGTGCCTGAAGTGCAAGAAGGCATCAGCTGGGGCGTTCCCTTCTACCGACACCATGGTGCCCTCGCCGGCCTTGCTGCATACACGAACCATGTCAGCTTTGGTCTGGGCGGCGCCGTGCTGCAGAGCAAAGATCGCAAGATGCTTGAAGACAGCGGCTATGTGACCGGGAAGAAGACGGTACGGATCAGGTTCGACCAAGAGGTGCCGGCCGCGGTGATTCAGCAGCTTCTCCAGGCACAAGCCGAGATGAACGCAGCCGAAGGGAACGATGAGACGAAGGAACGATGA
- a CDS encoding DUF6325 family protein, translating into MSGDGEMLGPVQLLICGFDPDAELRGEVLAELGRLSDAGTIRVLDVLVVRKEDDDTVSIVEANESGSVVAVLTGLHGDEEAPELPSEYEDIDDDDIWFPADAIPPGSMAALALIEHRWALGLKQALRGTGGALLAESWIDPLDLQAVGLNA; encoded by the coding sequence ATGAGCGGCGACGGCGAGATGCTGGGCCCGGTCCAGCTGCTGATCTGCGGCTTCGATCCCGATGCCGAGCTGCGCGGCGAGGTCCTGGCCGAGCTCGGCCGCCTCTCCGACGCGGGCACGATCCGCGTGCTCGACGTCCTCGTCGTGCGCAAGGAGGACGACGACACGGTGTCGATCGTCGAGGCGAACGAGAGCGGGTCGGTCGTCGCGGTCCTCACCGGGCTGCACGGCGACGAGGAGGCCCCGGAGCTGCCCTCGGAGTACGAAGACATCGACGACGACGACATCTGGTTCCCGGCCGACGCGATCCCGCCCGGGAGCATGGCGGCGCTGGCGCTCATCGAGCACCGCTGGGCGCTCGGCCTCAAGCAGGCGCTACGCGGCACCGGCGGCGCGCTGCTCGCGGAGTCGTGGATCGACCCGCTCGACCTGCAGGCGGTCGGCCTCAACGCGTAG